The following DNA comes from Trichocoleus sp..
TATGTAGACATTGTGATGGAAACTGCATGTGGATTGCATAACTTCAGAGTGAGTCAGCGCCAAAAGGCAGTTGCTTAAGTTGAGAGTTCAAGTGGAAAATGTTGCTTTTCAGCTTTAACCTCTTATTCCCGATAAAGTTTAGTAAATAAAACTAACACTCCCAGATTTTAGCAGTTGCCCACAAGGATGAGAAAGTCTTTCCACTATACATAGCACATACAGCTCAGGATGCCTACTTTGAAGTGGTCGGCTGCTATTCAAAGCCAAGTTCTGTTTTCTTAGAACCAATCAATGTTTCTGGTTCATTGGGTTCGCCTACTTGGGCGACCTCTTTTGGAAAATAGCACTTCTTACCAGTTTGCATATTCTCACGACCTCGGGTTCATGTCCACTTTTGGTGATCCTCAAAATCTGCCCCGCAAAGCTCCCTGTTTTGCTCAACTGGTTAAAATCAATCTTTTCGCCAGTAAGTCTAAACTAGCTCGTCCAAACATCTGGCGTTTCAACATTTTGAGTCGATTGTTTTGTCCTTCGACGGGTCCATTACTAACTTCTAACGTGAGACCATTTTTCACGGCATCGTAGTCCTCTTTGAGTCCCTTCGCAAAACTCTGAAACACTTTGATAGCGCTATCTTTACTGCGCTCAAGCCAATCATCTAGTTGCTCCGGTAGCCGCTGACGTACCAGTTGAATGAACTCTTGGGTCAGGGTAATCGCTGTTGCGAGTTCAGCCTGCTCTGCTAACTGGTTCAAAAGCTTCTCCTCGTCTGGGGTTAAGGTTTCTGGGTGCCGCAAGACCAACCAGGCTGCGCGTCGCGCACTGAGAGGCTTTTGAAGCACCTTTTGTACCGCTGGAACAGGTCCGCGTCCTGGTACATCTGTTAAATCATTCAGGGAGTCGGGATTTGGTTTTGAAGGCTCCAATCGACGCAGTTGCTGTGTAAAGCGAGCAACGGTTGGATAACTGCCCTTATAGCCTTGGTGTTGAAGCTCTTGAAAGAGCACTTTCGTCTGTTGGCAACCCAAATGCCACTGCTGTTGCAAATAGGGCTTGTAAGCTGACAAACCACTGCTGAAGTTTCGGATCGTGGGCTGGCGCTGTGGAAACGTAGCGGCAGCCAAGTAGGTGTAGACCGTACAACCCCCAATGCCAAGATGATGAGCAATGTCGTCAATCCGGTAGCCTTGCTGCCGTAATGCATGGGTCTGTTCGTATTTCTCCAAACGCCGCGTCCGATTGAGTGCTTTGGGAGACTGGGGATCTAACGGTAGTTCTGAGGGTAATTTGAGGGGTGGGGAAACAGATACCAAAGTGGCTTGAAGCAGCGCTCTCTCAACTTTTTGTAGGGTCTGAGCTTGCCCCTTGAAGAAGTTTTCTAAGGTTTCCTCTAAGTTCTTTAGCAGATGGAAGC
Coding sequences within:
- a CDS encoding ISL3 family transposase is translated as MDLIQHLLPNQIDLSLQSWSIDPTEHQIILHLSSTQAVAHCPLCHSSTRRVHSHYERTLKDLPLAHFHLKIILSVCKFFCLNDTCPRRIFTERLTAVVAPWARRTARLTEHLTAMGLALGGTAAACLSYQLGYPYSRNSFLRLIAGLPLPVFPTPKILGVDDFAFRKGHSYGTILVDLERHQPIALLPDRTAETLEGWLKEHPGVEILSRDRSKTYKSAMDRGAPDAIQVADRFHLLKNLEETLENFFKGQAQTLQKVERALLQATLVSVSPPLKLPSELPLDPQSPKALNRTRRLEKYEQTHALRQQGYRIDDIAHHLGIGGCTVYTYLAAATFPQRQPTIRNFSSGLSAYKPYLQQQWHLGCQQTKVLFQELQHQGYKGSYPTVARFTQQLRRLEPSKPNPDSLNDLTDVPGRGPVPAVQKVLQKPLSARRAAWLVLRHPETLTPDEEKLLNQLAEQAELATAITLTQEFIQLVRQRLPEQLDDWLERSKDSAIKVFQSFAKGLKEDYDAVKNGLTLEVSNGPVEGQNNRLKMLKRQMFGRASLDLLAKRLILTS